Proteins from a genomic interval of Arvicola amphibius chromosome 10, mArvAmp1.2, whole genome shotgun sequence:
- the LOC119825426 gene encoding olfactory receptor 5K3-like, protein MAENNYSVTTEFILVGFSDHPDLKILLFLVFSIIYLVTMFGNLGLVVLIYMERRLHTPMYIFLGNLALMDSCCSCAITPKMLQNFFSVDRKMSLYECMVQFYFLCLAETTDCFLLAAMAYDRYVAICNPLQYHTMMSMKLCLQMTIGAYIAGNMHPMIEVGLLLRLKFCRSHVIKHFFCDVLPLYRISCNDTHINELILFILAGSIQIFTITIVLVSYFYILFTIFTMKSKEGRGKALSTCASHFLSVSIFYGSLLFMYAQPHSVTEGDKDIPVAIFYTLVIPLLNPFIYSLRNKEVINVMKRTMENR, encoded by the coding sequence ATGGCTGAGAACAACTACTCCGTAACAACAGAATTCATCCTGGTGGGATTCTCAGATCACCCAGACCTGAAGATCCTCCTGTTCCTGGtgttctctatcatctatctggtCACCATGTTTGGAAATCTCGGGCTGGTGGTCTTGATCTACATGGAACGCCGTcttcacacacccatgtacatCTTTCTGGGAAACCTGGCTCTCATGGATTCCTGCTGCTCCTGTGCCATCACTCCCAAGATGCTACAGAACTTCTTTTCTGTGGACAGAAAGATGTCTCTCTATGAATGTATGGTACAGTTctattttctctgtcttgctgAGACTACAGACTGTTTTCTTCTGGCAgcaatggcctatgaccgctatgtggccatatGCAACCCACTGCAGTACCACACTATGATGTCCATGAAGCTCTGCCTTCAGATGACCATAGGAGCCTACATAGCAGGAAACATGCATCCTATGATTGAAGTGGGGCTACTGTTGAGGTTAAAGTTCTGTAGGTCTCATGTAATCAAGCACTTTTTTTGTGATGTCCTTCCGTTATATAGAATCTCTTGTAATGATACACATATCAATGAgctgatattatttattttggcagGTTCCATTCAAATCTTTACTATCACCATAGTTCTCGtgtcttatttttatatacttttcacTATATTCACAATGAAATctaaagagggaagggggaaagccTTATCCACTTGTGCATCCCACTTTCTGTCTGTATCAATTTTCTATGGTTCCCTTCTATTCATGTATGCTCAACCACACTCAGTCACTGAAGGAGATAAAGATATACCCGTAGCTATTTTCTATACCCTAGTAATTCCTTTATTAAACCCTTTCATTTACagtctgagaaacaaagaagtaATAAATGTGATGAAAAGAACCATGGAGAATAGATGA